TACACACGATTCGCCGCTAGGGAATGAAACCGATGACAAAGAAGAGCGACGACAAGACCGAGAGCCTACGCCGGAGCGCCTGCCTGAACCCAGATCCCGGCAGAGTCACGGACGAGTTGTTCGACAACAGCGAGTTCTTCGACCCCCAGGATCTGATCCAAGTCAAGTACGAGATGCTGCGCCGAGTGCGGGTCGAACAACGCACGGTGAGCGGCGCTGCCGAGAACTTCGGCTTCTCGCGGCCTTCCTTCTACGAAGCGCAGCGGCAGTTCGACCAGCACGGCCTGGTGGGCCTGGTGCCCAAGAAACGCGGCCCCCGGGCAGGCCACAAGCTCACGCCCGAGATCGTCGACGCACTGGAGCAGGCTCGGATCGAGGATCCATCGCTGGT
This window of the bacterium genome carries:
- a CDS encoding helix-turn-helix domain containing protein; its protein translation is MTKKSDDKTESLRRSACLNPDPGRVTDELFDNSEFFDPQDLIQVKYEMLRRVRVEQRTVSGAAENFGFSRPSFYEAQRQFDQHGLVGLVPKKRGPRAGHKLTPEIVDALEQARIEDPSLVTEELVKLVRTRFEKEVHPRTIERALARRKKNS